A segment of the Streptococcus chenjunshii genome:
ATGATCATCAAGATTAAACATAGTATACTGCAAAATTAAGCTTGGGCTGGTTACTCGCTCGGTATTATAAATAATCTGCGGATCAGAATCATTAAAGAAAAAAGCGTTTTTTATCTGCAAACCGTTCGTAAAAACAGGCAGCAGCTCAGTATTAAATTCTGGGTCAACCAGCTTAACCGTCTGGTAATAACTAGGAATTTCTGACAAATCAATCCGCAAGTGCTGCGTTCCTTTTGGCAAGTCAATTGTTAGACTGTCTTTTTCCTGAAGCAAAAACTCAGAAACCTGATCTTCAGAAAAATCATGATTCGCACCTGCATAATAAATAGTCACTTTTTGCCCATGAGCTGCAGCGGCACTAGGTTTAAAGTCTTGCGATAATAAAATTTCAAAATCGGTATGCTTATTTAAAAGAGTCAAAAAAGCTTTTTTATAATCACTGTCCGGATATTTTTTAACATATTCAATCTGGGTTGCCAGCAACCTCTGAAAACGCCTGCGCAATTTTTCAACATTTTTGGTGCGAGAGTCCGACTCTGCATCCATGCGGTAAACTGTTGTAGCATCCGGTAAAAAACTTAAGCTGGTTTTTCGAAACAGCTCTAACTGCAAATTGAAAGTATCATCAACTGCATCTAAATCAATCATCTGATTGACTTCCAGCATAAGCTCCCGTTCCACCAGCCAAGTTGAAGCCATGGTCATCCCTTTCAGAGCCAGCATATCTTCATAGGTTGTAATCAAAGGAATAGCCTGATTAGCAAAGGCTTTGGCCTGGGTTACTTTCCCGCTGCTATCTACAAAATCAAAATCGGTATTAGACCATTTTGAATCTGGAGTTTTTTCCAGCAAGTCAACCTGCTTTTGCAGCTTACAGTCATCTATCCAGTAATCATCACCGTCACAGCGTGCAATATACTGCCCTTTAGCTTCCTGACAGATGGTCACCCAGGTCTTAGCAATCCCCTGATTTTCAGTATGATAAAAAGCTCTGATTATTTCCGGATAGTTATCCGCATAAGACGCGATAATCTTTGGCGATTCATCCGTTGATGCATCATCAACGATAATAATTTCATATGGAAAAGAAGTCCTTTGACTTAAAAAGCTTTCAATGGCATCTGCAATCCAAGTACCCTTATTATAATTAGTGCAAATAATAGACACTTTCATTAAGCCAATACTCCTTTCATAAGATACAAAGGCCGTTAAGAACGCAAAGTAAAAATAGGAGCCTGACCGCCGAGTCACTAAAGACTCAAGGGAGGGCTATCTTTTTTACACAGCGTTTAGGCCGTGTTCAGTTCCATCAAGATACAAAGGCCGTTTAAAAATCCGTATGAAAAGGCGGTAAGCCAGAAATCTATGATTTCGTCTGCGCACCTCTGCCAAGACGGCTAGAAGGGTGCGGTCGGCTGCTAAGACGACAAAGCCTTCAGACGGCTACGGCTGGCGGTAAGTCCGAAATCTGTGATTTCGCAGACGCACCCCTGCCAGAATGACTAGAAGGGTGCGGCCGGCTGTTAAGACGGCAAAGCCTCCAGACGGCTACGGCTAGCGGAAAACCAGAAATCTCCGATTTCGCTTTCGCAGACGTGCCTCTGACAAAGTGACTAGATGGGCAGCAGACTGCTTGTTTTTATCCGGCTTGACCCTTTAAAATCAGCCCCTCTATTCTGCAAATTCCCAAAGGCCGTTTCTCTGAATCAGGCCGCTGGCCGAGTCCATAGCTGACTTATCATCAGCCTGAATATCAGTCCGGTTGAGGAGAATAACCGGCGTCTGTGCGGCTGAAGAAAAAGCCAGCATCTGCTCGTTTTCATCTCTCACAGTCACTTCCAGTTTGACCTTGATGTCATTAAGAGCCGATAAATCACATTCATAAGTGACCGTTTTATGACCGCTTCCCCTTGTAGGATAGTCCATAGAATTATCATTATAAACCCAAATATTGCGGTCAATATCTGTTAAAGACAGAGCAATGTAAGTTGCTGTATCATCTAATACATCATAGGAAATCTGAAACTGTATTTTCTCATCCGGCCTGATACGGCTGGCAGAAAGCAGTTTCACTTCTAAATTATCAACCTGAGGCGCTTTTGATTCAGCTGCTGTCTGCGCATCATCTTGATCAGCCTTTTCATCAATAACCTGTTCCGTATTATCAAAACTGTACTGATTGGCAACATCAAATGGTTCGCCATAGGCTTTTACTAAACCATCTTCAATTAAAACAGCACGGTTGCAATACTTCTTCACCGCTGCCATATCATGTGTAACCAAGATAGTTGTCTTACCACTGTTTTTTCGCTCTAAAAAGTAATCATTGCACTTGCGCTGAAATGCTTCATCTCCCACAGCCAGCACCTCATCGAGAATCAAAACATCTCCCTGTGCCTTAATAGCAACTGAAAAGGCCAGACGCACCTGCATACCGCTTGAATAGTTTTTAAGCTTTTGATTCATGAATTCTTTCAGCTCAGCGAAATCAACAATGTCATCATACATGGCATCAATCTCATCTGTTGAAAAACCGAGCAGAGCACCATTCATATAGACATTTTCTCTGCCGGTCAGTTCAGGATTGAAACCAACACCCAGTTCAATAAAAGAGACCAGTTTTCCATTAACCGTGACTTTTCCTTTTTCCGGCACATAGATTTGTGAAATAATTTTCAAAAGTGTTGACTTTCCAGAACCATTTCGGCCAACTATCCCAAAGAAATCACCTTCTGCCACTTCAAAGTTAATATCTTTGAGAACATGCTGTTCAGTGTAGCCTTTAATACCCTTAAAACGATTCACCATAGCTGTGCGTAAACTATGAGTGCTTTCTGTCGGTAATCGAAAATATTTACTGACATGATCAACTTTTACTGCAATATTTTTATCTGTCATTAGAGAATCTCCGCAAATTTCTTGGATTGTTTATTAAAAATTAAAAGTCCAATCAAAAAAACAAGGACTGGCAGAAGATAAGGAATCGCCACAATAGATTTATGATTAATCAGCTGCCAAATCGGCGTATTAGCAGGATCAATCAGGAAATAACGTAAATCCTGAATGATCTGAGCAAGAGGATTGAGCATCATGAGTTTGCCGGCAACAATATTTCGTTCTGTCACAAAGGTAATCGGATAAATAATCGGTGTCGCATACATTCCGGCCTGCATCACAACTTCCCAAATCTGCGATAAATCACGAAATTTTACAAATAAAGCAGATAAGATCAAAGCAATTCCTGTTGCTAAAAGAAACAGTTCGATGAAAAAAGGAACAATCATAATAAGAGTCCAGGAAAACTGCACACCGTTAAATAAAGCAAAAATCATCACAACAATCAGATTGATGCCAAAATTGATAGCAGCTCCGCAAATTGCTGAGACGACAATGATGCTTTTAGAAAAATGCAGTTTCCTCAGCAAATCCCCCCTCGTTACAATTGAGACCATTCCCATATTGGTTGCTTCTGAGAAAAAACCCCAAATAACATTAGCCAGCAAAAGAGCTACTGGGAAATGCGGGACATCACCGCCCAAGCGCAAAAAATGGATAAAGACAACATACATAATTGCGAAAAGCATCAAAGGCTTTAGAATAGACCAAAGGTAACCAATGGCAGAACCTTGGTAGCGCAGTTTAAAGTCTGTTTTTATCAATTCTTTTAACAAAATACGGTTTTTTCGACTAAATAAACCCATTTATTTTCTCCTATAACCAAACTTAGTGATAATCAATGTGCGAAAAACAAAGGTATGGAAAGCTCGGTTCTTCCTAAAACCATAGCTTCTTAAAAGCTTCAGCCGTTCGCTAAAAGGGTTATCAAGCAAATGGACATAAGCTTTGACTAAATCTCTGTTTTCATCAGATAAATCTAAATCCAGCAAGTTTTCTGCCTGCTTTTGACTGGCAGTAATCAGCCGCCAGTATTTTTCCAAAAGCTTATGCGGCCGCAGCCAGTTTTTCAGGCGTTTTGACCAAGTTCTGGCTCCTAAAACATTATTGTCATGCTGGCGGTAAAGCTCGGTCGCTTTATCTAAATAAACCAGATGACCGGAAGCACTTGCCATTAAAGCCAAATACCAATCATGCATCAGGAGCTGGCGGCAGTGCTGCCACTTTTCAGCTAAACACTGATTGATCAGCATGGTGCCTCCAGTCACTGTGTTCTCTGTCAGTTCTGACAGCAAATCTGTATTAGCATGTCCTGACTGGGCTTTTATCATACTTTCCTGAAGGACGGCCAAATCCCTGTTAACTGTCTTTAAGTCTGTATAAACAGCTAAAGGAGCGCTCCTATCATACTTACCAGCTTCTTCTAATGTCACTTCCAGCTTATCTTTCAGCCAAACATCATCTTGATCGCTGAAAAAATAATAGTCCGCTGTTTCATATTTAACAAGGGTAAAAAAGTTCTCAACAACACCGACATTCTCACGTTTATCGGCATTGATAAAGCGAATGCGCTGATCTTTTTTTTGGTAATTTTCAATAATTTCCGGCGTTCGGTCACTCGAGCCGTCATCCCTAATTAAGAGCTGCCAGTTTTCAAATGTCTGCGCTTGAATGCTTTCAATTTGCTCCGCTAAAAAGTCTTCTCCATTATAGGTCGACATTAGAATATTAACTTTCATTTAAAAATAAATCCTCATATTCCTTGGTAATTTTTCCCCAAGTATAATGGCTGCGGACAATTTCTTTAGCATTTTGCGCCAAAGCAGAAAAATCGCTTTGTTCATCGATGCTGTTGAGGAGCTGTGCCAAAGCACCCTGTTTTTTGTCCCAGTAAAGCGCTGAGTTCCCTGCAACAGATCGGTTGAAATCCACACCTAAAACCACATTTAAATCTGTGTGCGCCAAAGCTTCTAACAGTCCCGGATTAGTTCCGCCAACCTCGTGTCCATGAATATAAGCAAAAGCCTGCTCACGGATATAGTTAAGCAAATCGCGATCATAAACAGTCCCCGCAAACTTAATCCGTTTATCCTGTTCAAAATGGGTAGCTGCTCTCAATTTTTCAAAATAAGGAGAATTTTCATGGTTGCAAATAATCAGTAAATCCCTTTGGCTTTTAGAGTGCATAAACTCACGGATAATGGTTTCGTAATTATTTTCTGGAACAAAGCGTCCAACCAGAAGGTAATACTGCCCCTGTTTAAGTCCCCATTTCTCAAAATATGCTGAAACTTTTTTGGCATTTGCCGACAGCTCAGTCAAAGACATATCTGTCCCGTAGGCAATAAAACGGGTCTGTGCATTGGGATAGGCTTGCTTAATATAATTCTCAATGCCAGTATTATCAGCAATCACTAAATCAGCCTGATTAGCCATACATTTTTCAGCGTATTTTAAATAGGTCTGCACTGGCTTGGACCATTTCGACCGTTTCCATTCCAAACCATCCGGGTTAATATACAGTTTCCCGCCTACCTGCTGAATTTTTTTCTTAAAAATACTGATAAAAGCACCAATTGTGTTACCTAATATATAAAAAATCGGTGAAGCAATGTTTTCCTTTTTAATAATAGACAAACTGTAATTAATCGCCAGCATATCGTAAGCAATAACGCGGGCAGGGCCGATCGAGGGAGCTTTAATGGTAAAACAGTCCGCACCCAAATAAGTCCAATGGCTGTGGTGCTCCTTATCGCTCAGACAGGCAACATGATAGCAGATCTCTTTATTTTTTTGATGTTTTATTAATTCTTCAACAAATGTTTCAAAACCACCATATTTAGCAGGCAAGCCGCGGCTTCCTATGATGAAAATATGTTGCATAAGTGCACTTCTCCATTATATACAATCAAAGTCATTATACCATAATACCATTATTTTTGCGAAAAAAGTTAAAAACCGAACACTCAGCTACCGCTCAAATTCCAGCTCCTGACTTAGATGAAAAACGGTTTACAGCAATCTAAGGATTTTCTCTTTTACAAAGCATCAAAAAACGAGGCAGGACTTTTTGTCCCCTGCCTCGTTTTACTTTTTTAAACAGATGCGTTTGGCGCAGTGGTTGATTGGACGTTCTTGTTCCTTGTTGCTTGCGCGAAGGATAGCGGTTCCCCTGATCAACTGTACGGAGGCGGGGCTGCAAAATCGAAAGCGTCATTTTATGATAATTTACGATTTTTGTCCTACTTTCTCAACTCACACACCAATTCAAGAAAACTCTGTGCAAAGCAGCATCGGTAAACATTTTTTGAATGATTTCAGCCGCTAAAACACAGGGAAAAGCGGCTTATTCTTTGATATCCTGTTTGTAAAATGCCTGCAGGGCTTCCTGCCAAGTCGGAATCACAAAGCCGGTTCCCTTAGCCTTAGTTAAGCTCATGGTCGAATTAAAAGGGCGTTTAGCCTTAGCTGGGAATTGATCGGAAGCAACCGGTGTTACGGTAACATCGCTGTCTTTCAGAATCTCAAGGGCAAAATCATACCAGGTTGTATCTTCTTTAGCATCGTTAGATAAATGATAATAGCCGAATGCTTTTTGATTTTCTGCCAGATAAGTCATAAACTCAGCCAATGTTCTTGTCCAAGTCGGACGGCCATGCTGATCATTAACCACAGTCAGGCTGTCATGTGTTTTAGCCAAATTTTGCATAGTAAAAACAAA
Coding sequences within it:
- a CDS encoding glycosyltransferase family 2 protein, with the protein product MKVNILMSTYNGEDFLAEQIESIQAQTFENWQLLIRDDGSSDRTPEIIENYQKKDQRIRFINADKRENVGVVENFFTLVKYETADYYFFSDQDDVWLKDKLEVTLEEAGKYDRSAPLAVYTDLKTVNRDLAVLQESMIKAQSGHANTDLLSELTENTVTGGTMLINQCLAEKWQHCRQLLMHDWYLALMASASGHLVYLDKATELYRQHDNNVLGARTWSKRLKNWLRPHKLLEKYWRLITASQKQAENLLDLDLSDENRDLVKAYVHLLDNPFSERLKLLRSYGFRKNRAFHTFVFRTLIITKFGYRRK
- a CDS encoding glycosyltransferase family 2 protein; the protein is MKVSIICTNYNKGTWIADAIESFLSQRTSFPYEIIIVDDASTDESPKIIASYADNYPEIIRAFYHTENQGIAKTWVTICQEAKGQYIARCDGDDYWIDDCKLQKQVDLLEKTPDSKWSNTDFDFVDSSGKVTQAKAFANQAIPLITTYEDMLALKGMTMASTWLVERELMLEVNQMIDLDAVDDTFNLQLELFRKTSLSFLPDATTVYRMDAESDSRTKNVEKLRRRFQRLLATQIEYVKKYPDSDYKKAFLTLLNKHTDFEILLSQDFKPSAAAAHGQKVTIYYAGANHDFSEDQVSEFLLQEKDSLTIDLPKGTQHLRIDLSEIPSYYQTVKLVDPEFNTELLPVFTNGLQIKNAFFFNDSDPQIIYNTERVTSPSLILQYTMFNLDDHQSENYLIRLLSEDLYASRSELQKLRLSQTDYQRVTKERDTYKKELEEMVIRYNAVTHSRRWTITSKLINLLRRKK
- a CDS encoding ABC transporter permease, with product MGLFSRKNRILLKELIKTDFKLRYQGSAIGYLWSILKPLMLFAIMYVVFIHFLRLGGDVPHFPVALLLANVIWGFFSEATNMGMVSIVTRGDLLRKLHFSKSIIVVSAICGAAINFGINLIVVMIFALFNGVQFSWTLIMIVPFFIELFLLATGIALILSALFVKFRDLSQIWEVVMQAGMYATPIIYPITFVTERNIVAGKLMMLNPLAQIIQDLRYFLIDPANTPIWQLINHKSIVAIPYLLPVLVFLIGLLIFNKQSKKFAEIL
- the cps2T gene encoding beta 1-4 rhamnosyltransferase Cps2T, which encodes MQHIFIIGSRGLPAKYGGFETFVEELIKHQKNKEICYHVACLSDKEHHSHWTYLGADCFTIKAPSIGPARVIAYDMLAINYSLSIIKKENIASPIFYILGNTIGAFISIFKKKIQQVGGKLYINPDGLEWKRSKWSKPVQTYLKYAEKCMANQADLVIADNTGIENYIKQAYPNAQTRFIAYGTDMSLTELSANAKKVSAYFEKWGLKQGQYYLLVGRFVPENNYETIIREFMHSKSQRDLLIICNHENSPYFEKLRAATHFEQDKRIKFAGTVYDRDLLNYIREQAFAYIHGHEVGGTNPGLLEALAHTDLNVVLGVDFNRSVAGNSALYWDKKQGALAQLLNSIDEQSDFSALAQNAKEIVRSHYTWGKITKEYEDLFLNES
- a CDS encoding ABC transporter ATP-binding protein, which translates into the protein MTDKNIAVKVDHVSKYFRLPTESTHSLRTAMVNRFKGIKGYTEQHVLKDINFEVAEGDFFGIVGRNGSGKSTLLKIISQIYVPEKGKVTVNGKLVSFIELGVGFNPELTGRENVYMNGALLGFSTDEIDAMYDDIVDFAELKEFMNQKLKNYSSGMQVRLAFSVAIKAQGDVLILDEVLAVGDEAFQRKCNDYFLERKNSGKTTILVTHDMAAVKKYCNRAVLIEDGLVKAYGEPFDVANQYSFDNTEQVIDEKADQDDAQTAAESKAPQVDNLEVKLLSASRIRPDEKIQFQISYDVLDDTATYIALSLTDIDRNIWVYNDNSMDYPTRGSGHKTVTYECDLSALNDIKVKLEVTVRDENEQMLAFSSAAQTPVILLNRTDIQADDKSAMDSASGLIQRNGLWEFAE